One genomic region from Solwaraspora sp. WMMD792 encodes:
- a CDS encoding NUDIX hydrolase, which produces MIGADHIAATVTVYLDRHSDEAGRLAPLTAALREPGDLTSRATFTGHVTCSALVLDADRRVLHIRHNALNTWLRPGGHLEPDDTTLVGAALREVAEETGINTTALTLLDETPIDIDVHPIPANPAKGEPDHQHFDLRYAFTTTARDVTLQAEEVHDYAWLPATEITPAVLAERIAAVDNPY; this is translated from the coding sequence ATGATCGGCGCCGACCACATCGCCGCGACCGTCACCGTCTATCTCGACCGTCATTCCGACGAGGCCGGCCGGCTCGCCCCACTGACCGCCGCCCTACGCGAGCCCGGCGACCTGACCTCCCGCGCGACGTTCACCGGACACGTCACCTGCTCGGCGCTCGTCCTCGACGCGGACCGGCGGGTGCTACACATCCGGCACAACGCGCTCAACACCTGGCTGCGCCCCGGCGGGCACCTCGAACCCGACGACACCACCCTGGTCGGGGCCGCGCTGCGCGAGGTCGCCGAGGAAACCGGCATCAACACCACGGCCCTGACTCTGCTCGACGAGACGCCGATCGACATTGACGTCCACCCGATCCCGGCCAACCCAGCCAAGGGCGAACCCGACCACCAGCACTTCGACCTGCGCTACGCCTTCACCACCACCGCCCGGGACGTAACGTTGCAGGCCGAGGAGGTTCACGACTACGCGTGGCTGCCCGCCACCGAGATCACCCCCGCCGTTTTGGCCGAGCGGATCGCGGCAGTCGACAACCCGTACTGA
- a CDS encoding helix-turn-helix transcriptional regulator — protein MDDAGSTVPRRQLGRYLRELREDAHVTVAAAAKALEWSPPRIWRYEGGQVPIHPNDAEAMCRLYGAPAETIKTMRDLARETKSRGWYHSYDHAIKEWFKLYVGLEAAASTIRKYEPNVIPGLLQSLEYMTEIISIDTPGLSPADLQAKVEVRSKRQKLLARVVPQAPDLDVVIGEPALRRPLKDRAAMARQLRHLAAVAIQRHNVTVRVLPLAAGLARWTSTGSFSILTFPKVSVRPPEPTTVYSDGPCGAVYLDKSTEIETYEGIWSSLKQQCLTPLESTEFITRIAKEYDDEG, from the coding sequence GTGGACGACGCCGGCAGCACTGTCCCCCGCAGGCAACTGGGTCGATATCTGAGAGAGCTTCGCGAAGATGCTCATGTCACGGTCGCCGCAGCGGCCAAGGCACTCGAATGGTCACCGCCGCGCATCTGGCGGTACGAGGGCGGCCAGGTGCCGATCCACCCGAACGACGCCGAGGCGATGTGCCGGCTCTACGGCGCACCCGCAGAAACGATCAAGACGATGCGCGACCTGGCCCGCGAGACCAAGTCACGCGGCTGGTACCACAGCTACGACCACGCCATCAAAGAATGGTTCAAGCTGTACGTCGGCCTCGAAGCCGCCGCCTCCACGATCCGCAAGTACGAGCCGAACGTCATCCCCGGCCTGCTCCAGTCCCTGGAGTACATGACCGAGATCATCAGCATCGACACCCCGGGTCTCAGCCCGGCCGACCTACAGGCGAAGGTCGAAGTCCGGTCCAAGCGGCAGAAACTGCTCGCCCGCGTCGTCCCGCAGGCCCCCGACCTCGACGTGGTGATCGGCGAGCCGGCGCTGCGCCGCCCGCTCAAGGATCGCGCCGCGATGGCCCGCCAACTGCGTCACCTCGCTGCCGTCGCCATCCAACGCCACAACGTCACCGTCCGAGTCCTCCCGCTCGCCGCTGGGCTCGCCCGCTGGACAAGCACAGGATCCTTCTCCATCCTTACCTTCCCCAAGGTCAGCGTCCGCCCGCCCGAGCCGACCACCGTCTACTCCGACGGCCCCTGCGGTGCCGTCTACCTCGACAAATCCACCGAGATCGAGACCTACGAGGGCATCTGGTCCTCGCTCAAGCAACAGTGTCTGACGCCGCTAGAATCGACCGAGTTCATCACCAGGATCGCCAAGGAGTACGACGATGAAGGCTGA
- a CDS encoding phosphotransferase, producing MLWQTEVDGWNLLGFQAAPGRHADYAPGSPDLPKVVDTMQRLALLWCPDLPQLKRAERRWAAYVEPADLPLLRGDTLLHTDYSPDNVLIDGDAARLIDWAWPTLGAGFIDPGCLIVRLVFAGHAPEQAEACVSPASAWTSAPTRAVDVFASALARMWAQIAAADPNPWKNGMAKAALAWEAHRCAKLRMTESSES from the coding sequence GTGCTGTGGCAGACCGAGGTGGACGGCTGGAACCTGCTCGGCTTCCAGGCCGCCCCCGGCCGACACGCTGACTACGCACCCGGCTCCCCCGACCTGCCGAAGGTAGTCGACACGATGCAGCGCCTGGCGTTGCTTTGGTGTCCCGACCTGCCTCAGCTCAAACGGGCCGAGCGGCGATGGGCGGCGTACGTTGAGCCGGCCGATCTGCCCCTGCTACGCGGCGACACCCTCCTGCACACCGACTACAGTCCGGACAACGTGCTCATCGACGGGGACGCGGCCCGCCTGATCGACTGGGCATGGCCGACGCTCGGCGCCGGGTTCATCGACCCGGGCTGTCTGATCGTGCGTCTGGTCTTCGCCGGGCATGCCCCGGAGCAGGCCGAAGCGTGCGTAAGCCCGGCTTCGGCCTGGACCAGCGCCCCGACCAGGGCCGTCGATGTCTTCGCGTCCGCCCTCGCCCGGATGTGGGCGCAGATCGCCGCCGCCGACCCGAACCCCTGGAAGAACGGTATGGCCAAGGCTGCCCTGGCATGGGAAGCACACCGCTGCGCCAAGTTGCGAATGACAGAAAGTAGTGAGTCTTGA
- a CDS encoding DUF397 domain-containing protein → MKADGVWRKSTRSGGEGDCVEVAGHPYRVAVRDSKDQTGPVLTFDAAAWQHFVDTVKTPH, encoded by the coding sequence ATGAAGGCTGACGGCGTTTGGCGTAAGTCGACCCGGTCTGGTGGCGAAGGCGACTGTGTCGAGGTGGCCGGCCACCCGTACCGCGTCGCAGTCCGCGACAGCAAGGACCAGACCGGCCCGGTCCTCACCTTCGACGCCGCCGCCTGGCAGCACTTCGTCGACACGGTGAAGACCCCACACTGA
- a CDS encoding helix-turn-helix transcriptional regulator has protein sequence MEAGDAVRQVFGMALRQLRTEAGLSLRALGQATHYDYSRISRVERGEHLIDAQYVPALDAALGTGGLLALLHSLNPDAETVRATGRLTLPTVGLHVDDGDSVTLQLQTPDGRTVRVSLSRRDLGKLLAGGALRAVVPAGVADVDAAERVSKVLRAPRRVDPQVLDYFHTLLEQHFTADKMLGSRQLLGPVLAQIQVLDELRRHTRPGTTEPTLRLLAQYAEFAGWLHQDAGDTAAAMRWSDRASEWAHAVGDYQMVAYMLIRKSNIALADADPVGVVDLAAAARKVPGPVSPKLHALAAQQEARGWALCRDADTFQDRLSLAAELLRAHPDDVNEDAPVYLHHYNLATLEEQSASGYRACGQAEIAVAILERQIAATQTHLHRDTGHQLAKLANAVLATAEPEPERAAALGLRCVATARDTGSARISAELHTLDRILTHRWPTLPAAVELHEALASA, from the coding sequence ATGGAGGCTGGCGACGCCGTCCGGCAGGTTTTCGGTATGGCGCTGCGCCAGCTGCGCACCGAGGCTGGCCTGTCGCTGCGGGCACTCGGCCAGGCCACGCACTACGACTACAGCCGCATCAGCCGCGTCGAACGCGGCGAACACCTCATCGACGCGCAGTACGTGCCCGCCCTTGACGCCGCCCTCGGCACGGGTGGGCTGCTCGCCCTGCTGCACTCGCTGAACCCCGACGCCGAAACCGTCCGGGCGACAGGTCGGTTGACCCTGCCGACCGTTGGGCTACACGTCGATGATGGCGATAGCGTGACCTTACAGCTGCAGACACCGGACGGAAGGACCGTACGAGTGAGCCTGTCCCGACGCGACCTCGGCAAGCTCCTCGCCGGCGGTGCGCTGCGCGCGGTCGTGCCTGCCGGCGTCGCTGACGTCGACGCCGCCGAGCGGGTGTCGAAGGTGCTGCGTGCGCCCCGCCGGGTCGATCCCCAGGTGCTCGACTACTTCCACACCTTGCTGGAGCAGCACTTCACCGCCGACAAGATGCTCGGCTCCCGCCAGCTGCTCGGCCCGGTCCTGGCGCAGATCCAGGTCCTCGACGAGCTGCGCCGCCACACCCGCCCCGGCACGACCGAGCCGACGCTGCGGCTGCTCGCGCAGTACGCCGAGTTCGCCGGCTGGCTGCACCAGGACGCTGGCGACACCGCCGCTGCGATGCGGTGGTCGGACCGGGCCAGCGAATGGGCTCATGCCGTCGGCGACTACCAGATGGTCGCCTACATGCTCATCCGCAAGTCCAACATCGCGCTGGCCGACGCCGACCCGGTGGGCGTCGTGGACCTGGCTGCCGCCGCGCGCAAGGTACCCGGCCCGGTCAGCCCCAAGCTGCACGCTCTGGCCGCGCAGCAGGAGGCCCGCGGCTGGGCGCTGTGCCGCGACGCCGACACCTTCCAAGATCGCCTCAGCTTGGCCGCTGAGCTCCTACGCGCGCATCCCGACGACGTCAACGAGGACGCGCCGGTTTACCTGCACCATTACAACCTGGCCACCTTGGAGGAACAGTCCGCCTCCGGCTACCGCGCGTGCGGGCAGGCCGAGATCGCTGTGGCCATCCTGGAACGCCAGATCGCGGCAACACAGACGCACCTGCACCGCGACACCGGCCACCAGCTCGCCAAACTCGCCAACGCGGTGCTGGCAACAGCAGAGCCCGAACCCGAACGCGCCGCCGCACTCGGGCTGCGCTGCGTGGCGACCGCCCGCGACACCGGCTCGGCCCGCATCTCCGCTGAGCTGCATACCCTCGATCGCATCCTGACCCACCGCTGGCCCACCCTGCCTGCTGCGGTCGAGCTGCACGAAGCTCTGGCCTCCGCCTGA
- a CDS encoding NAD(P)-binding domain-containing protein, translating into METFETARLDRYFRAVTHTGNPVGADTRSLVITHLLADRPPFIRAVDRITPVAGVLPKPKSVHRAAARTVGLAYSVDELSRDRFTDPDAACAYLEQRAAGQAVVLLDVGGYFAPVLAELCDRFSGRILGVVEDTENGHRRYLELGKPPCAVYSVARSPLKQSEDHLVGQSIVFSTEALMRSRGDILPGRAATVVGFGKLGSSIARTLHAKGVRVTVYDADPVRATQALAQGFHVAASRPAALATAGMVMCATGNLALRGEDFTGLANGAYLASVTSSEDELELDTLTGVYEQSVVAEHVIRYTTIGHYFYLLASGNAVNFLHGASVGAFIFLVQAEILAAAARCASGEVEPGYHEVPEADRRRIAEIWLAHFNPPGAHR; encoded by the coding sequence GTGGAGACCTTTGAGACCGCCCGCCTGGACCGCTACTTCCGCGCCGTCACCCACACAGGCAACCCGGTGGGTGCCGACACCCGCTCGCTGGTGATCACGCATCTGCTGGCGGACCGGCCGCCGTTCATCCGCGCGGTCGACCGGATCACGCCGGTGGCTGGGGTGCTGCCCAAACCCAAGAGCGTGCACCGCGCCGCAGCCCGTACGGTGGGCTTGGCCTACTCGGTCGATGAGCTGTCCCGAGACCGGTTCACCGACCCGGATGCCGCGTGCGCCTACCTGGAACAGCGCGCCGCCGGCCAGGCGGTGGTACTGCTCGACGTGGGCGGATACTTCGCTCCGGTGCTGGCCGAGCTGTGCGACCGGTTCTCCGGTCGGATCCTCGGCGTGGTAGAGGACACCGAGAACGGCCATCGCCGATACCTCGAACTGGGCAAGCCGCCGTGTGCGGTCTACTCGGTGGCACGCAGCCCGCTCAAGCAGTCCGAGGATCACCTGGTCGGTCAGTCCATCGTGTTCTCCACCGAGGCGCTGATGCGCTCGCGCGGGGACATTCTCCCCGGTCGGGCCGCGACCGTCGTCGGCTTCGGCAAGCTGGGCTCCAGCATCGCCCGCACCCTGCACGCCAAGGGTGTGCGGGTCACCGTCTACGACGCCGACCCGGTGCGCGCCACGCAAGCCCTCGCGCAAGGCTTCCATGTCGCGGCCAGCCGCCCGGCGGCGCTGGCGACGGCGGGAATGGTGATGTGCGCCACTGGCAACCTGGCGCTGCGCGGCGAGGACTTCACCGGCCTGGCCAACGGCGCCTACCTGGCATCGGTCACCTCCAGCGAGGACGAGCTCGAACTCGACACCCTGACCGGGGTGTACGAGCAAAGCGTGGTTGCCGAGCACGTCATCCGCTACACCACCATCGGGCACTACTTCTACCTCCTCGCCAGCGGCAACGCGGTCAACTTCCTGCACGGCGCCTCGGTCGGAGCGTTCATCTTCCTGGTACAGGCCGAGATCCTGGCCGCTGCCGCTCGGTGCGCCAGCGGCGAGGTCGAGCCTGGCTACCATGAGGTGCCCGAGGCCGACCGGCGGCGCATCGCCGAAATCTGGCTGGCCCACTTCAACCCTCCGGGGGCACACCGATGA
- a CDS encoding flavin reductase, with amino-acid sequence MHIASRPHWNCRECGTEWPCETAKIEITADWANDRIGMCVYLATLMYEAIDDLLECDAEQLSPPDLYRRFLRWPDQIAESEAMARLSTRRGEP; translated from the coding sequence ATGCACATCGCGTCCCGCCCCCACTGGAATTGCCGCGAGTGCGGTACGGAATGGCCGTGCGAAACCGCGAAGATCGAGATCACCGCCGACTGGGCCAACGACCGGATCGGGATGTGCGTCTACCTCGCCACCTTGATGTACGAGGCGATCGACGACCTGCTGGAATGCGACGCCGAGCAGCTCAGCCCACCGGACCTGTACCGCCGGTTCCTCCGCTGGCCCGACCAGATCGCCGAATCCGAGGCTATGGCTCGTCTGTCAACGCGTCGCGGCGAGCCCTGA